A region of the Dreissena polymorpha isolate Duluth1 chromosome 6, UMN_Dpol_1.0, whole genome shotgun sequence genome:
aataaaacacatgttctgttctgttctgttcaaaaACGCGCTATCTATACGATCAAGACTGATAAATGATATGTCATAATATATTAATCTCCTGTATACTTttaatgtatgtaatatattaccaactgcatttgtaacaatcttattttaaaaaaccaCGAGTTTTGCTttcggtgttttttttttgtatctaatatatttttttctgcttatttattttttgtataaaataacgTGACAATATATATGTGCGATTGTATATATATAGACGATGTACTTTGTATAAGTCTGGAATAAAAAATCTGTCTGTCACAACCGAACACAACCAGACACAACAAGAGACACTCAGACACAGCCAGACACAAACAGAGACAACCAGACGAAACCTGACACAAATAAAAGACAACCAGACACAACTAGAAACATCCAGACACAACCAGGCACAAACAATGACAACCAGCCACAACCAGACACAGTACATGAACTATGCCCGTTTTTTAAGTACTTATCTCTACACTTCAGAAAAATGATCCaacatatattttagttaaaacagATAATTTTTGTGTGCACATCCTGTGGATAGCAACAATAACAAGATGAAAAACGTTCACTATTTTGACATTCATCAACGAAAACATAAATAAGAGCAAAACAATGTTGCAATTGCAAATTGTAATTGAATTATTGCACCAATTATTGCACGGAGAAAACGATAAGTTGATTGAAATTGTGCTGAAAACATATCGGGTCATGTCGTTCATATTATGACGCGTTGCCTTTAAAAGTTATGGcggatattttttaatatatctcAAATTATTGTTAAAAGACGAACAACTtttcaaatgagtcgcgttccgagaaaactgggcttaatgtatgtgcgtaaagtgtcatcccagattagcctgtgcacaggctaattagggacgacactttccgcctaaacttgatttttggcaaggAGGggcttccttaaaactaaaaataccataaaagcggaaagtgtcgtccctgaatagcctgtgcggactgcacaggctaatctgggacgacactttacgcacatgcattaagcccaattttctcagcaCACGACACCTATTAACACTTCTCTAAAATACAGAAGGAAAAAGAGGTGTTCAGGATTAAACAAAATTTACTAACCTCGTGCACCCTTACAATGTCAAAACGTAAACGATCCCTTTTAATATGATTGCTGCTTCTAATTACGATGATAAAAAATAAACGCATGAGCTtgtatttcagttttacattCCCATGTTCTCAAATTATATTTCTTATACATTATTCTAGTACCGTTTTTGCACAGAAATTAGAAACGTTTCTGACATGTAACAAACAAATTGAGAATTCCAACCTTCAATTGTTGGACATTGTAGAAGACGTCCCGTTGCTGTTCTTGAATATCACGCGGTTGTCCGGGCTCTTCTTGGCGGTTGCGACTTGCGGATGATGAGAAACACGATGAGGTTTAAGAGGCCGCCGATGTTGGCAAAGAAGACGATCAGGAAATAGAGGACCATGTGAATGTGCGGAGTGACGAGCCCCCAGACAGCGTGCACCGCAACACCTGACCACTGCGCGAAGAAAGCGGCAACGAACATGGACATGTTTCTCGCCGCTCTGCTGGACGTCCTCAGACGACAGTTTTCAATGCCCATTGTTTGCTTAACCTCGCGTGCCTGATCCCGGATACGTTTCCATGTCAACAGATAGACGACGCAGTTGACGCCTGTGATTACGATAATCGGGATTGTATTGAAGAGGAAATTGCTCATTCTACCTTTCACCTGGTCGAATGCGCAACTGAAATCAAACAGAGGAGGTATGGAAACTTACCTGTAAAACGATATACGTGTAACTATAAACgtgaatcaaaatttaattaaatcaacTGGAACAGCAAAATTGTGAAACCGAAATTTAAAGATccaatttaataaattattttggcATTATCAATTTTCtatattaaaaaattgaaaactcACGTGTAAAAGCAAACGAgatttaattaatgtatttagtTGATTAGGTGATGCAACTGAAAATTTTGAATACAATGTACTTACGCAACCAAAAATCGGACGTTGATGTACACAATTATGAATAGAACAAACGAAGAAATAAATGACACTCACAATAATTCTATTGGTCCAAACTGATCGTTGGCCGCTGCCGTTACAGCTCCAACAAAAGGTACTCCGAAGCAATAGAGAAGCAGCTTCCAGTCTCTCTTTCCGAAGTTGATGTTCTTGTCGAAGTAGATGATGAATAACACGCTGATGGCGATGACGTTCACCAGCAGGTTCTGGGCCCCAATAAATACCGTGACCATGAAGCCGTAGAAGGCGCACAGCTCCTTAGGGCGAATGTGTCCAAACACCACGAGGCCATGCACGTGCTCAATAGTGTGCGAGATATTGAAGACGCCGTCGCAGATCGCCATGTAGACGACGTAGCGCTCGCTACGAGACCACTTGCTGAAGAAAGTGAGGTAGTTGTTGGTCCGGAAGGAGAGAACGATTGTGATGATGGCGCAGATGAGGCTGGTGGACAGGGAGCCGATAGCCAGGCTGTGCAGGTAGACGAATGTTCCATCATCCATGCCAAGCACAGGAAAGTCATAGCCGCTGCGGGGAACGAACGGGTCGGCGGTCATAGATGCAGTGTCATTGTCGCCGCTGAGAGGATCGAATAGATCACGAGTGGTAGAAACGTTTTCAGTTACGGGGATACGTGAAACATATGGGTCGGCAGTTGAAGAAACGTCGCCGTCGCTGCGTGGAAAAAACTGTCTGGATGACGTGAACAGTTTGTCAGAAACGTTTGCAGACATTGTGGCGTTAAAGAACAGACCTAGATAATAGAATCAAACTTCAAATTAGAAGAACGTTAACCGAATTCACACTTTTAAAGTATTTAAACATATGTTAAGTATTCATTTCATCAATACAACTTTTTGCAGTGTATATCATATTAAAGAATCGTAATTTGTTAAATTTGTCATACATCAATATCACTTTGAGGCATTGTAGAACatgaaaaaaaactatattttatttcatttgcatattaacagaaaatttacataggCATGTTTCTGCAATGTTTCTTTCGAAATTGGAAATAAAGATCACACGTcacttttcttttcattttaccGAATGAAGAACAAATTTGAAATTTTACGTGTTGCtgaaagaattttttttcttCTACTGTATTGGTAATcgtcaatttaaacattttacgtTGAAAACAACAACGCATAAAAGCAATTAAACAGAATCAATATTGCatgttatcataaataaaaagagaataatttatttattgtaattgtTTGGTAATTGATgaacaattaatttaatatacCCATATTATCTATCAATTTTGATGGTTTAGCTATTATAAAAAATGAAGATGAATGTGATTACACATTATTTAATGGTATATGTAACATACAGTTTGAACATGCATATAAATTGGTActtaatttaatgtttatgtaCTGACCTTAATAAAGAAAGATGGACTGTCAATATTAACGTAAACGTATGTTAATACTATGATGTACCTGTTTACATGAATAAAAAGATCCAAAGCACATtgatttatgatttattttagtCCTatcttaatattaaaataataatttataaaatgtgcACGTTCTGTAAGGACgacaatttaaaattaataataaaaatcttCGAATGAAAGAAAAGTTTTGTGTTGTTCACAGGCtatacaatatttaatttgtttcgtTTTATTTCCTATACGACACGTGGTCATGGAATTCTAAAACAAGTGCTTGACTGACGATCACGTGAGATTATTGACCTTGATAAACATTGATCGAACTGTAGACTCAATACAGGGAAACACGTGACCAAAATATAAAAAGCATCATGGAAATGGACGAGAACCACGTGCTAGCTATCGAAGGGTAGAAACAACGTTCTTAATGTTGCATTGTAAAATTATAGCATAAATGAAATTGCAAGTGAAAGTGGGcaatttatgttttacaaaacaCTTTTTCCTGGTTTGAAGTAGATGCATTTCATAAAAATCACAGGCTAATACAAAACTAAATACAAATCCTTGTTCAAAATAGTGGCGTTTAAACCGAACTGTTTACCTTTGAAAGTTTGCATAAGCATGACAATATGCTTTATTATAAAAGAATGAACACACTGTAGAAAGATTTTAAGgttatattaatgctttattaaTTAAGACATCAGCCTTTAAATTGTGTAATACTGTCAATGCAAGCAAACTCTTTTTCGATCGTAACTCAAATTTCGCTAACATTTCAATGTGTAAAGAAACAAATAacgtacatatatttttatatgaaggCATCACGTTAAATGACACAGGCAATAACAAAATAATGTCATTATCAACAGTGTTTTATTTCAAACAGAATTTAAAGGTCTCAAAATCAGTAAGCAATGTTATTCAAAACTATTCATAAATATACTACCGGTAATTTGATTTTGATAAGACATTCATTTGAAGCACTTCCATATAAAGGTTTCTGGACTGGCAGTTAAATTATTACACCTGTTTAGATAAAGAttatatgttttgtgttttttatgtgcAAATTGTTTGATGGTCTCTATTACTATTTAGTACTCCGCTTTCATAATATTCGATTAAAGCTTATAATTTcaaaagaatatttaaataataggAAACTACTTACTTTTTAACAGGAGAAATTCCACATTTTCTATTTGCGCAATTTAGCTTTAAGAATATTATTTTCTGATTCTTCCATAATAACATTAATTTTTGGATTATtgcatgtttgaaaaaatcatgtTGCATACAATGTGTACCTCTTTTTATATTTATCTTTTAGCATATAAACAAAAGCGATGTTTTTTGTAATTATAATCtgttaatgaatatttaaatgttCACTGAGACAAATAAGAAACGAATATCAATTGATGTTTTGCTTGTAAAAATATTAAGAGGGTGCGTATAATAGAGGCGTGTGCTCAATATAGTTTTTTTCTTGTATATCATTTTGCATGAACATCATCGCATTTTCGTGGATTTTATCTTTAAACTAAAACGCGATTCAGAAAAAATCGTGCAAGGTGTTCGCTGAATTCGTAAATCCCAGGCAAATATCAAAATCCGTTCGAAAGTGTAAAATGTCTTTCATAAGTTGAGCTATGCGCGAAAATTAATTGTCGAAACAATAAATTGCATAACCTTTGACTGTGATTCTATCGCAATATCGATGACTTTGGCCTGCATTTTCCGTGGTACTCGTCATATCAAATCGGTTGAACTCAGTTGTGTCTATATCATTACTTTATTAAAAAGCGCATGGATTCGAGCATTCTCCGTCGTGTAATGTAATTGTAAAGTTTTCAAGTCGTTCATTTTGAGGCTTTCCGTTGTTCTATTTTAGCTCCACGCGAGCGTGACACAATACATTGTTCTATGAGACATTAAATATTGTCGGACATAAAGTATATGGACATTTAACATGTGGTATTCACGTCAGGCATAATAATTCTTTGTAACACGATTCTCATGAAACAAAATCGTACATCTCATCATAAATGCAAATGGAATGAAAAACCGTTTTTCTTTCTGGATAGAATTTGTTATATCATTTGAGGCACAAAAGCATTTTCTCATTAAGGTAAGTTGAAATTTTAACATTCACTGAATTCTTGTTTTCCTTTGTTCTAAGTTTAGCTTCACGGAGGTTGTCATTAAATTATGTCCCATAcgacattaaacattatatttgaaaattttaAATGGAAAAAGCACGCGATATGTAATACatacgtttaacccatttatatctagcgtctagaaaaagggccttggcaaacagcgaagacccagatgagacgccgcatgatgcggtgtctcatcagggtctgcgctgtttgccgtaaggaatttctgtaagaaaaattctaaacataaaaataaatatactaaacatccctgattttgtaaataaattgatccaatttagaaagatggtagagtccactaggcataaatggtttaaacaatGCACATCAAATACTTCGGTTGAGTCTCATTCGTTCAGTTGCTTACACGTACGCGACTTACTGTTCAAAACTTAAGAATTGCCCAGTAATAAATCCTCACAAACAAGTGTACATGAAAATATGGGAATGGATTGTACAAATTTTGCTGTTTGTTAATGTTAGTTCATGTAACGTTCGGAAGTGTCAGTTGACATTTAATTTCCATCATAGAAACTACATCTTCATATCGTCTGATACCAATGTCCATTTGATTTTATCCATACTAAATTGTCTATCAATGGATTATACTAAACTGTCTACCATTTGAGTATAATTAACTGTTCACCATTTGTCTAATTAACTGTTCATAATTGGGTAAAACAAAACTatcattatattaataaaaacttattaGAAAAATTAGATGCCTTTGGTTTGACTCACTGTATCGGACGAATCGTGGTTTGTCATCCTATACCTTCACACTATAATAGTTTGCTTTTGTACGACAGCTGTTTTCTTGTGAAATTAAATGGGTACGTTATTACTTTAtcttaaaatcaataattataaatCTATTAAATCCATTCTTAAATGTAGTctgttaatgttgttttacattattataattttatttttcgttaattTTATTATAgtcattataataatcattattactataataataataataataataataataataataataataataataataataataataataataataataataataataataataataatactaataataataatattactattatttattattattattattattattattaattttattttattttattatattttattttattaattatatttgtgtCAGACTTACCTTTTGACGGAATGCAGTTTATCCTTATTGCTTCAAGTGTACGGCAAGGATTGAGAACACCAGCAGACGACGGTTCAATTTAATTGGATGTATATGCTATGACAATTGTCGACCACCATGTCCGTTTTTCCGTTCTTGGCATGTGTTGTTAGACAATTTCTCACCGAGTACCACAGATAATTTTTCGGGAGCCGtaatatacatgcaaaaatcGAGATACTGTTAACAAGTATCTGACAATGGCGAAAGTTTGTGTCCGATTATTGGCAATTATGGAGTTGAGGCGTAGGCTGTAACATGCTGTGGTGATGGTATTAGACGAGTCATTTAAGCATTCAATATTATTTACAACTAACTTGTTTAAGTTTACGTTTCTTATCATATGAGCTTAAAATTAAGATATAGTATGCAttttagtatatatttatttcaagtgAAACTCTCATTTTAGCCTTTTATCGCATCACTAAATGGTAAACATTcagatatttcattttttaccGTTTAGAACAGTTAAATTTCGAAAGAACAAAAACATTTCACATTGGAAAAACAACAGTCTGAGAGTCAATTTTCATAGTCCGACCCCAATATGAGATATTCATCACTATTTAtaatttggtaagataatttctTGCTTTTTTGCATTAACTTCCTAGCTATCTAATCGGACATGTAGCACCTTGTTATACGGCTCGTCCTTGAGATGTATTACGATGATCAGGAATTGTTACTATTTTATGTCATTTCCGGCCAGCGTACCTCTAGACCAGCCTGTATATTTGCGATCAGAAACTACGCTGTCCGCTAATGGGTAGCTTGTTTGTGGGGCTGTGGTTACGCTTACCGCAtttggtataagacccatttttgcatgattcGATGCTTATTTCACAAATTTGACAACAAAAATGGCATAAGCTGAAACTTGTCTACATTACAGTTCATGACGTCGTTCTCAGAAAGTTGTAATTATGTTGCAGCGGTAGAAATGTTTTACCAAAATGTTATTCAACACCAGTTAAATCGAATTTATATTTTCCTGTATTTCCTTTCTTtctttttagttattttaatgATATGGTAATGTTTATGTaaacgtgtgtgtttttttatattaaatcttGGCAAAGAGTGAGAGAAGATTGTCGATCACTCTAACTATactcttgttttatgttttatggaTGAGTGTTTGTAATGTCCTTGATTGTGCAGGCAAATGGCTACTTGCATTAAGCAAACGACTAGCGGTTGTGGATTTTAACAAAACCCTGCGGATCATGTTTATAAAACTGCATTATTAACATATAACTATAAATGAGAGTGCCACGGTCTGAACTTAGTCACATAAAGTAAGAAGTTGTGTGGCGGCCCGCTAAGCTCAGTCGGAAGAGCGCTCGCCCTGTTTGCGATGTGttccgggttcgagtcccggactggccgcACAATTTTCTCACTCTATGACAAGAGCACTTTCTGTGACGTTGTAAATGAGTATGCATCCTTATGCCAAACAATTTTCTTTCCATTGTTTTAACAGTTTATGACAGAAGTTTGCAACTTACATATTTACTGTGCACGtgttttattgattttacaaGCACTATAATACTAATGTCAATAATCTGTCTATTGAAAGCACCCTTTTCACAGGCATGAGTATTTTTACTTAGTACTAAAACCGCTTACGTCGCCTTAGCTTTTCCCAGGAAAATGGTGAGTAGATTTATTGACCGCCTTGATGTTACTAAcgttttattaacccatttatgcctagtggactcttccatccttctaaattggatcaatttatttccaaaattagggatttctagtatactcatttctatattaagaatatttcttacagaaattcctttaagcaaccagcgcagaccctgatgagacgccgcatcatgcggcgtctcatctgggtcttcgctgtttgccaaggccttttttctagaagctaggctTACATGAgttaataaaagaaaaaagaagaatCAAACACAATCGAACAATATGAAACAAATTGTTTCCCTTTTAATTATACGCAGTTACAAATGGAATTTAAAAGCAACTTGTGTCATTTCATAGTAATTAATTATCGTCAACACATTTTCGAAAGCCAgaaacaaaattcattttgtTCAACAACTAATTAAATTGTTTTGACAAAGTGAGTCTGGTTATAATGGAATTTTAAATGAGCAGTAACGCCAATTATGCGTTAGTAATAGTTATTTAATACCgatttcaaatgaaataaacattcgcAAATCGTTATCATATCTAATTATAAGATGTCTCTCCATGTTCGTACACCATtatcaaataaaagcaaaacCTTTCAGCAGAAAACATGATTGCATACGCGTCTGGTTTTCAACGTTAACCGTCTGCTTGTAAACCGTCTGCTTGTTAACCGTCTGCTTGTAAACCGTCTGCTTGTAAACCGTGTAAACCGTCTGCTTGTAAACCGTCTGCTTTTAAGAAATGAACAATACGTTGCATTTTGGTGAATATGTACACAAAATACAATGGACAAAGGAAAGCTATCGAATATACTTCCGCTGTTTTAAACGAACCTCTATGGGTCAAATTTAGTTGGTATAATGCTTTTTCACTTATTGATTCTATTTTCACTGAAAATCCTGAACACATTATGCATTGTGGACACGTTTTGAACGTTTAGTAAAGAGAATATAATGTTCTGATTTCGCTACTCCAAGAATAGTAATACTGGTATTGTGgatgaaaaaaactttaaatataatttcattacaGACTAAGTGATTCCATTCAGTATGATTCATTTAGTGTAATTCAACACTTAAATGGCTATAGGGCAGTATAAAACAAAAGGATCAACTGTATAACGGTCGCTGTAGGTTTGTTAATGAAACAGATGTAATCGggtatacatgttgtatttacacagatatatatatagcaagaatatatttgagccgtgctctgttaaaagggcgTTTCATacgtgtgcgtaaagtatcgtcccaaattagcctgtgcagttcgcacaggctaacctgggaaaacactttccgcttttatgatatgttctgtttaaagaaagaatcttcttagcaaaaatccagttgaggcggaaaatgttgtccctgattagcctgtgtggactgaacaggctaatttgggacgacacttgacgcacatgcaataaaccctcttttcacagagcacggtccatttatCTTAGAGACCACATGGAATTCTcgaattaataatatatatggtCAAAACTTTTGTGTTTGATAGCTGCTTTTGGTATTAAAACTTTAAGGACAGCAAGTATATTGACAGGAACTTGGAATTATTACGGTATATAATAGTACGGTATTTTTCTAGCTTTCGTTATGCAATAATAAGTCTTATG
Encoded here:
- the LOC127835869 gene encoding uncharacterized protein LOC127835869: MSANVSDKLFTSSRQFFPRSDGDVSSTADPYVSRIPVTENVSTTRDLFDPLSGDNDTASMTADPFVPRSGYDFPVLGMDDGTFVYLHSLAIGSLSTSLICAIITIVLSFRTNNYLTFFSKWSRSERYVVYMAICDGVFNISHTIEHVHGLVVFGHIRPKELCAFYGFMVTVFIGAQNLLVNVIAISVLFIIYFDKNINFGKRDWKLLLYCFGVPFVGAVTAAANDQFGPIELFCAFDQVKGRMSNFLFNTIPIIVITGVNCVVYLLTWKRIRDQAREVKQTMGIENCRLRTSSRAARNMSMFVAAFFAQWSGVAVHAVWGLVTPHIHMVLYFLIVFFANIGGLLNLIVFLIIRKSQPPRRARTTA